GGCCAGCCGCGCGCGACGGCCAACCGGAAGACGTCCTCCCGCACGTCCGTCTCGGGTGCGGCGGCGATTGTGAACCGCTGCCAGCCGTCGGCCTCGGCCGTCTCCACGGACTCGACACCGGGCAGGTCCCGGAGCGCGGAGGCGGCCTCTGCGGCGTCGGCGCCGATCTCGGCCACGACGGCCGTGCGCATGACGCGCTCCGAGAGCGTCCGGGGGGTGTCGTCGGCCACGATGCGGCCGCGGTCCACGATCAGCACGCGGCGGCAGATGGCCTCGGCCTCGGCCAGGATGTGCGTGGAGATCAGGACGGTGTGCTCTTCGCCCAGGCTGCGGATCAGGCGGCGGGTCTCGCGCACCTGGTTGGGGTCGAGCCCGATCGTCGGTTCGTCGAGCACCAGCACGTCCGGGTCGGCCAGCAGGGCGTCGGCGAGGCCTACGCGTTGGCGGTATCCCTTGCTGAGGGTGCCGATGACCTGGCCGGCGACGTCGCGCACGCCACACAGCTCCATGCAGCGGGCCAGGCGGCGCCTGCGTCGTGCGCGCGGCACGCCCTTGAGCGCCGCCCGGTAAGAGAGGTATTCGCCGACCCGCATCTCGACGTAGAGCGGGTTGCTCTCGGGCATGTAGCCGATGTGGCGGCGGACGGCGCGGGAGTCCGCCCGCACGTCGAGCCCCGCCACGCGGGCGGTGCCTGCGCTGGGCGGCAGGAAGCCGGTGATCATGCGGATCGTGGTCGACTTGCCCGCCCCGTTGGGCCCCAGCAGGCCGACGATCTCGCCGCGGTCGATCCGGAAGCTCACGCCGTCGACCGCCAGGAAGTCGCCGTAGTAGCGGGTCAGGTCCCGGGCTTCCACCAGCACTGTGCCGCCCTCCGGTCTCCGGTCGGTTCCCCTGTGACGAACGGTCACGCGCCTCGTCCGCCTTTGTGTCGCAAAGGTGTTCGGAGGTTCAAACGGGGCATCGGCGCCGGGCCGGCGGCCGCATCTACCGGGCGGCCCGGTCCCCGGCGAACGGCGTCTTCCCGCCTACCGGCTCCTCCTCGGGGCCGGACATCAGCCGGCGCAGCCGGTCGGCCTCGTCCTCGTGTCCGGCCTTGCAGTGGGCGACGCAGGCCATGGAGAACGCGCCCGCCTCCTCGGCCCGCCGGGCGATCTGCGTCCACTCGTTCTCGGTGATCGCCTCGCGCAGAATCCGCCGGGCCCGCATGAACAGGGGCACGTTGCCGGCCTTCATAGCCGTCTCGGCGATGGCGCGAACGGCATCCTGCGCCTCGCAGCGGCTGAAGAACTCCAGGGCGTCGTCATACCGCTCGGCGGCATGGAACATCTCGCCCGTCTCGCGCAGCCTCTGCGGGGTCGCCCTGGGGTCGAACAGGGCCTTGCGCTTGGTATGGAAATCGGGCAGTTCGCCTCTCTTTGCCATGGCCGCCGCTGCCTGAGGAGTCTGGTCCAATGAAGCTACAATTATGCCGGATGCGTCCGATGGCTGTCAAGCGGATGCGGCGGGAAGCGGCCGCTCAGCCGCTCAGCCTGGCCGCGATCTGCGCGACCCGGCGTCCCAGGGCTTCGGCCTGCTCCAGTTCCTCCCGGGTCGGTTCGCGTTCGTTCCGGGAGCCGGCGACGGTTGTGGGACCGTACGGCGTGCCGCCGCGCCCCTCGGTGTGCAGCATGCCAGGCGTGGAGTAGGGCAGGCCCACCCAGACCATGCCCAGGTGGAGCAGCGGCACGGCCATGGTCAGCAGGGTGGTCTCCTGGCCGCCGTGGCTCGTGGCGGTGGAGACGAACACGCCGGTCGGCTTGCCCTCCATCACACCGTCGACCCAGAGCTTCGCCATGCCGTCGATGAGCCGTTTCATCTGGGCCGCCATGTTGCCGAAGCGCGTCGGCGAGCCCCAGATCACGGCATCGGCCCGCGCCAGGTCGTCCATCGTGCATTCGGGCACGTCTTTGTGCTGCTCCCAGACGGCCCGGGCATACTGATCGGCCTGGATGGCCGGGAGTTCATCCGCGAACTCGGCCGCACGCCGCATGACGACCTCGGCGCCGTCGACCGACGACGCACCCGCCGCCACCGCGCGCGCCAGCGTCAGCACGTGTCCGTACCGCGAGTAGTAGACGATCAGGATCTTCATCGTCGCGCCTCCTCATACCTTGGTCTGGCAACGTCCGTCTCCTTCCACGCTATCCGGTCTGCCCGCCCCCTGCAAGCACCGGCGTCTGCGCCTGGGAATGGCCCGACGCGGCTGCTACACTGACATCGTTCGCCATGGAACCAGAAACGATGACCGGTCGGGAGCGCTGGGAGGCCGTTCTCCGGCACGAGCTGCCGGACCGCGTGCCGATGGACTACTGGGCGACGCCGGAGGCTTCCGCCAGACTGGTGGGGTATCTGGGCTGCCGCGACCTGGGCGAGGCCCTGCGGCGGCTGCACGTCGATCGGCCGGCCCTGGTCGGCCCGCGCTACGTCGGGGCGCCCCTTGCGGCCGGCACCGACATCCACGGCTGCCGGTATCGCCGGGTGGAGTACGACGGCGGCGCCTACAGCGAGTGCGTCGAGCATCCCCTGGCGCAATACGAGACCGTCGACGAGATCGAGGCCGGCTACACGTGGCCGTCGGTGGACTGCTATGACTACTCGCGCATCCCCGCCGAGGCGGCGGCCAACGCGGACCGCCCGATCCGCGGGGGCGGGTCGGAGCCCTTCATGGACTACAAGAGCCTGCGGGGGCAGGAGCAGGCCTTCATGGACCTGGTGCTCCACCCGGAGATCGTCGACTACTGCCTGGACCGGCTGTTCGGATTCTGTTACGAGAACACCCGCCGCATCCTGGAGCAGGCCGGCGGCCGGGTCCTGATCAGTTACGTGGCCGAGGATCTGGGGGGCCAGACGGCCCTGATGATGTCGCTCGACCACATCCGCCGGTTCCTGGCCCCCCGCATGAAGAGGATGATCGACCTGGTGCACGAGGCCGGCGCCTATGCGTTCTTCCACAGCGACGGGGCGGTCGTGGACGCCATCCCGGACATGATCGAGATCGGCATCGACGTGCTCAACCCCATCCAGTGGCGATGCCGCGGGATGGACAGGGCGGTCCTCAAGAGCCGTTTCGGCCGGCGCCTGCTCCTGCACGGCGGGGTCGACAATCAGCAGACGCTCGCCTTCGGGAGCGTGCAGGACGTGGAGGCCGAGGTCCGGCACAACATCCGCGTGCTGGGGGCCGGAGGCGGCTACGTCCTGGCGCCGTGCCACAACATCCAGAGCGTCAGCCCGCCGGAGAACGTCGTGGCCATGTATGAGACAGGCTACGCGGACGGGAGGTACTGACGCCCCGGCGGCTACGTCGGATACTCCGCGTTGATCCGCACGTATTCCCTGGTCAGGTCGCACGAGCGCACGCGGCCCCGGCCGAACCCTATGCCGAGGTTGATCCGCACCGCGACGGTGTCGGCGTGCATCGGGGCGCGGGCGTCGGCGCCGGTCGGCATGCCGTTGTGGAACACACAGACCGGCCCGATGTGCACGGTGGTCGTGTGCGGCTGCACGGCCGCGCCCGAGTAGCCGATGGCGCAGACGATGCGGCCCCAGTTGGGGTCGCATCCGTAGACGGCGCACTTGACCAGTTGGGACTCGGCGACGGCGCGCGCCACGCGGTGGGCCGAGTCGGCGTCGGCGGCGCCCTCCACGATGACCTCGATGACCTTCGTGGCGCCCTCGCCGTCGCGCACGATCTGGAGCGCCAGGGAGTCCATGACGGCCAGCAGGGCCTGGCGGAACTCCGCCGCCCCGGGTCCGTCGGGCGTCACGTTGACGCCGGAGCGGCCACCGGCCAGCGCGATGACGGAGTCGTTTGTGCTCGAGTCGCCGTCCACCGTGATCCGGTTGAACGTCTGCCCGGCGGCCTCCCTCAGGAACTCGCGCAGGTCGCCGGGGGCCACCAGTGCGTCGGTGGTGACGAACGCCAGCATGGTGGCCATGTTCGGGGCGATCATGCCCGAGCCCTTGGCCATGCCGCCGACGTGGAAGGTGCGGCCGTCGACGGCGGAACGGACGGCGGCCGCCTTCGGGCGCGTGTCGGTGGTCATGATGGCGCGTTCGGCCGCCCGGGCGTGGGCCTCGCCCGTGCCGATGCGCAGGTGCGACTCGCGGAGGCCGGCCTCGATCTTGTCCATGGGCAGGGGATGGCCGATGATGCCGGTGGAGGCCACGCAGACGTCCTCGGGCGCGCAGCCGACGAGGTCGGCGATCAGTTCGGCGGTGCGCTGCACGTCGCGGTCGCCCTGCTCTCCGGTGCAGGCGTTGGCGTTGCCGCTGTTGACGGCGACGGCCCGCACGCGGGGCGAGGGCAGGTGCCGCCGGCACCACTGGACGGGGGCGGCGGCGAAGCGGTTGACGGTGAACAGGCCCGCCCCGGAGGTCGGCGCGTCGCAGACGACCAGGGCGACGTCGGGCTCTCCGGCGGCCTTCTTGAGGCCGCCGCGCGCGGCACCGACGGCGAAGCCGGCGGCGCTCAGGATGCTGCCATCGGGGATGATGTCCACTGCTTCGGTCTCCCGGTCCGGAAGGACCTGAAAAGGACGATGGGGTCGTGCGCGGTCGTTATGACTCCTGGGCGTGCTGCTGGCCCAGTTCGGCGTAGCGCACCAGATGATCCCGCGCGGCCTCCCAGCGGTCGAGGCGGCGGCCGAGCACCAGGCCGAGTTGCAGGTGCAGTTCGGCGTTCCAGGGATTGAGTTCCAGCGCCTTCTGCCAGAACTCGACGCATCGTTCGGCGTCGTCCCCGTCCAGGGCGAGGCGGCCGGCGGTCTCCAGCGCCTCCACGGAGTAGGGGTTTGCCGCCAGGGCGCGTTCGGCCTCCCGGACCGCCTCCTCGCGGTGGTTCCGGGTGTCCAGCGCGGAGGCCAGGGCCAGGAGGGCCGCGTCGCTGCGCGCGTCGTGCTCAAGGCCCGTGCGAGCGGCGGTCTCCGCCCGCGCGGGCTCGCCGGCGGCCAGGAACGCGCGGCTGAGGGTGGCGAACGACCGGGCGTCCGGACGGGACGATGCGGCGATCTGCGCGCTGGCCACCGCGTCCGACGCCCTGCCGGCGGCCATGTGGACCTCCGCCAGGGCCAGCCGGGCATCGGCCTCGTGGTCCGGCTGGACGGTGGACGCCTCCAGGACCCGGACGGCCTCCTCGAACCTGTCCATCCGCCCCAGGAGCCGGCCCAGCGCGATCCGTGCGGGCGCGTACTCGGGCTGTTCGGCCAGCAGGGCCTCCAGGATCGTGCGGGCCTGCGCATGCTCC
This is a stretch of genomic DNA from Candidatus Brocadiaceae bacterium. It encodes these proteins:
- a CDS encoding ATP-binding cassette domain-containing protein, whose protein sequence is MVEARDLTRYYGDFLAVDGVSFRIDRGEIVGLLGPNGAGKSTTIRMITGFLPPSAGTARVAGLDVRADSRAVRRHIGYMPESNPLYVEMRVGEYLSYRAALKGVPRARRRRRLARCMELCGVRDVAGQVIGTLSKGYRQRVGLADALLADPDVLVLDEPTIGLDPNQVRETRRLIRSLGEEHTVLISTHILAEAEAICRRVLIVDRGRIVADDTPRTLSERVMRTAVVAEIGADAAEAASALRDLPGVESVETAEADGWQRFTIAAAPETDVREDVFRLAVARGWPLRELTRSRATLEDVFHRVTLAPVDGGPDRPAGE
- the wrbA gene encoding NAD(P)H:quinone oxidoreductase: MKILIVYYSRYGHVLTLARAVAAGASSVDGAEVVMRRAAEFADELPAIQADQYARAVWEQHKDVPECTMDDLARADAVIWGSPTRFGNMAAQMKRLIDGMAKLWVDGVMEGKPTGVFVSTATSHGGQETTLLTMAVPLLHLGMVWVGLPYSTPGMLHTEGRGGTPYGPTTVAGSRNEREPTREELEQAEALGRRVAQIAARLSG
- a CDS encoding uroporphyrinogen-III decarboxylase-like protein; translated protein: MEPETMTGRERWEAVLRHELPDRVPMDYWATPEASARLVGYLGCRDLGEALRRLHVDRPALVGPRYVGAPLAAGTDIHGCRYRRVEYDGGAYSECVEHPLAQYETVDEIEAGYTWPSVDCYDYSRIPAEAAANADRPIRGGGSEPFMDYKSLRGQEQAFMDLVLHPEIVDYCLDRLFGFCYENTRRILEQAGGRVLISYVAEDLGGQTALMMSLDHIRRFLAPRMKRMIDLVHEAGAYAFFHSDGAVVDAIPDMIEIGIDVLNPIQWRCRGMDRAVLKSRFGRRLLLHGGVDNQQTLAFGSVQDVEAEVRHNIRVLGAGGGYVLAPCHNIQSVSPPENVVAMYETGYADGRY
- the argJ gene encoding bifunctional glutamate N-acetyltransferase/amino-acid acetyltransferase ArgJ; this encodes MPDGSILSAAGFAVGAARGGLKKAAGEPDVALVVCDAPTSGAGLFTVNRFAAAPVQWCRRHLPSPRVRAVAVNSGNANACTGEQGDRDVQRTAELIADLVGCAPEDVCVASTGIIGHPLPMDKIEAGLRESHLRIGTGEAHARAAERAIMTTDTRPKAAAVRSAVDGRTFHVGGMAKGSGMIAPNMATMLAFVTTDALVAPGDLREFLREAAGQTFNRITVDGDSSTNDSVIALAGGRSGVNVTPDGPGAAEFRQALLAVMDSLALQIVRDGEGATKVIEVIVEGAADADSAHRVARAVAESQLVKCAVYGCDPNWGRIVCAIGYSGAAVQPHTTTVHIGPVCVFHNGMPTGADARAPMHADTVAVRINLGIGFGRGRVRSCDLTREYVRINAEYPT